A single region of the Terriglobales bacterium genome encodes:
- a CDS encoding DoxX family protein, translating into MRTVGRLMLGGFFIMSGISHFKKTKDLAGYAAAKGVPQPEVAVQVSGAMMLLGGTMLAIGLKPKFGALLIAGFLGGVSPVMHNFWAIEDPAQKMNDEINFMKNMALLGAALAIAGAEEKIKEVKSEREKPRERSRARGLLRKKAA; encoded by the coding sequence ATGCGCACAGTCGGACGTCTTATGCTGGGCGGATTCTTCATTATGAGCGGCATTAGCCACTTCAAGAAGACGAAGGACCTGGCTGGCTACGCCGCCGCGAAGGGTGTTCCGCAACCTGAGGTGGCGGTGCAGGTGTCGGGCGCGATGATGCTGCTCGGGGGCACCATGCTGGCCATTGGGTTAAAGCCGAAGTTCGGCGCCCTGCTGATCGCGGGATTTCTCGGCGGCGTCTCTCCCGTGATGCACAACTTCTGGGCAATCGAGGATCCCGCCCAGAAGATGAACGACGAAATCAATTTCATGAAGAACATGGCCCTGCTGGGAGCGGCGCTGGCGATCGCAGGCGCCGAAGAGAAGATCAAGGAAGTAAAGTCCGAACGCGAGAAACCACGGGAGCGTTCGCGGGCGCGCGGCTTGCTTCGCAAAAAGGCAGCCTGA
- a CDS encoding acyl-CoA carboxylase subunit beta — protein sequence MNLEQKLEELKKRDHLAEQGGGEQRRAKMHKEGKMNARERIAFLLDEGTFEETDKLVTHQCHDFGMQEQKYYGDGFVTGFGRIEGRLVFVFAQDFTVFGGSLSLANANKIVKIMDQAMRVGAPVIGLNDSGGARIQEGVMSLAGYADIFLRNTLASGVIPQISAIMGPCAGGAVYSPAITDFTLMVDKTSYMFITGPDVIKTVTHEEVSKEELGGAMTHNATSGVAHFMAHDDAECLSMVRELLSFVPSNNLEDPPRRDCTDSMDRADAGLDKLVPAESNQPYDIKDAINAVIDDGYFFEVQEHYAKNIVIGFARLNGRPVGVVANQPAFLAGVLDIASSIKGARFVRFCDCFNIPLITFEDVPGFLPGVNQEHGGIIVHGAKLLYAFAEATVPKITVITRKAYGGAYCVMASKHIRADVNYAWPTAEIAVMGPEGAVDIVYKRELDKAQDRDATRQAKINEFREKYSNPYVAAERGYIDAVIQPRETRKKLIQALEMLQTKRDKNPPKKHGNIPL from the coding sequence ATGAACCTGGAACAAAAACTGGAAGAGCTGAAGAAACGCGATCACCTCGCCGAGCAAGGCGGCGGCGAGCAGCGCCGCGCCAAGATGCACAAGGAAGGCAAGATGAATGCGCGCGAGCGCATTGCCTTCCTCCTCGATGAGGGCACCTTCGAAGAGACGGACAAGCTCGTCACCCATCAGTGCCACGATTTCGGCATGCAGGAGCAGAAGTATTACGGCGACGGATTCGTTACCGGGTTCGGCCGCATCGAGGGACGCCTTGTCTTCGTCTTCGCGCAAGACTTCACCGTGTTCGGCGGATCGCTTTCCCTCGCCAATGCCAACAAGATCGTCAAGATCATGGACCAGGCCATGAGGGTGGGCGCTCCCGTGATCGGGCTCAATGACTCCGGCGGCGCGCGCATCCAGGAAGGGGTGATGTCGCTGGCCGGTTATGCCGACATCTTTCTGCGCAATACGCTGGCCAGCGGGGTCATCCCGCAGATCTCGGCCATCATGGGACCCTGCGCAGGCGGCGCCGTGTACTCGCCCGCCATCACTGACTTCACCCTGATGGTGGACAAGACTTCCTACATGTTCATCACCGGGCCTGACGTCATCAAGACCGTCACCCATGAAGAGGTCAGCAAGGAAGAACTGGGCGGCGCCATGACCCACAACGCCACCTCCGGGGTGGCGCACTTCATGGCGCACGACGATGCCGAGTGCCTGAGCATGGTCCGGGAACTGCTCAGCTTCGTCCCGTCCAATAATTTGGAAGACCCGCCGCGCCGCGACTGCACCGACTCGATGGACCGCGCCGACGCCGGTCTCGACAAGCTTGTCCCCGCCGAATCCAACCAGCCTTATGACATCAAGGACGCGATCAACGCCGTGATCGATGACGGCTACTTCTTCGAGGTGCAGGAGCACTATGCGAAAAACATCGTCATCGGCTTCGCGCGCCTGAACGGACGCCCGGTGGGCGTGGTGGCAAATCAACCGGCATTTCTTGCCGGCGTGCTGGATATCGCCAGTTCCATCAAGGGGGCGCGCTTCGTGCGCTTCTGCGATTGCTTCAATATCCCGCTGATCACCTTTGAAGACGTTCCCGGGTTTCTGCCGGGCGTGAACCAGGAGCACGGCGGCATCATCGTGCACGGCGCCAAACTGCTCTATGCTTTTGCCGAGGCAACCGTGCCGAAGATCACGGTGATTACGCGCAAGGCTTACGGCGGCGCGTACTGCGTCATGGCATCGAAACACATCCGGGCGGATGTGAACTACGCCTGGCCGACCGCCGAGATCGCGGTCATGGGGCCGGAAGGGGCAGTCGACATTGTTTACAAGCGGGAACTCGACAAGGCGCAAGACCGTGACGCCACGCGGCAGGCCAAGATCAACGAGTTCCGCGAAAAATATTCCAACCCGTATGTTGCGGCCGAGCGCGGCTACATTGACGCCGTCATCCAGCCGCGGGAGACGCGCAAAAAGCTGATCCAGGCGCTGGAGATGCTGCAGACCAAGCGCGACAAGAACCCGCCCAAGAAGCACGGGAATATACCGCTATAG
- a CDS encoding polysaccharide deacetylase family protein has translation MIWPLIAGGAAVVAAGYNTMAPRSQLYGRTFIGEPPPSRRLALTFDDGPNDPHTQRLLEVLARRQVLATFFMLGSYVRQRPEIARAVAAAGHVIGNHTTTHPNLIFRREREIRAELESCERAFDEAGVAHAHLFRPPHGGRTPAVLRTARRMGLEPVMWGVSGWDWNPYPPEKIAKLVSKQVLGGDVILLHDGSHKQFGADRSATVRATELMLERFLGEGFEFVTVPEMMNGMKI, from the coding sequence ATGATCTGGCCACTCATTGCCGGCGGGGCTGCCGTTGTGGCTGCCGGTTACAACACCATGGCGCCGCGCTCGCAGCTTTACGGCCGCACCTTCATCGGCGAGCCGCCCCCGTCGCGCCGGCTGGCCTTGACCTTCGATGATGGCCCCAACGACCCGCACACGCAACGCCTGCTCGAGGTGCTCGCCCGGCGCCAGGTCCTGGCCACTTTTTTCATGCTCGGCAGCTACGTCCGGCAGCGGCCCGAGATCGCGCGCGCCGTTGCCGCCGCCGGACACGTCATCGGGAACCACACTACGACCCATCCCAACCTGATCTTCCGCCGCGAACGGGAAATCCGTGCGGAGCTGGAAAGCTGCGAGCGCGCCTTCGACGAAGCCGGTGTTGCGCACGCTCATCTGTTTCGTCCGCCGCACGGCGGACGCACCCCGGCGGTGTTGCGCACCGCGCGCCGCATGGGCCTGGAACCGGTGATGTGGGGGGTGAGCGGCTGGGATTGGAATCCGTACCCGCCGGAGAAGATTGCGAAGCTGGTGAGCAAACAGGTGCTGGGAGGGGACGTCATCCTGCTGCATGACGGCAGTCACAAGCAATTCGGCGCCGATCGTTCGGCTACGGTGCGGGCGACGGAGCTGATGCTGGAGCGCTTCCTCGGCGAGGGGTTTGAGTTCGTCACTGTCCCGGAGATGATGAACGGAATGAAGATTTAA
- the purE gene encoding 5-(carboxyamino)imidazole ribonucleotide mutase, whose product MSKEKEPVVAIVMGSDSDLEIMREAGKALEEFGIAYEMDVTSAHRSPARTSEFARNAAGRGIKVIIAGAGGAAHLAGVIAAETTLPVIGVPIPSTSLGGLDSLLATVQMPAGIPVATVAVGKPGAINAGILAAQMLAISDPEIAKGMRAHKEKLARGVEEKSRKLKANE is encoded by the coding sequence AGCGACTCCGACCTGGAAATCATGCGCGAAGCCGGCAAGGCGCTGGAGGAGTTCGGCATCGCCTACGAAATGGACGTCACCTCGGCGCACCGCTCACCGGCGCGCACCAGCGAGTTCGCGCGCAACGCCGCCGGACGCGGCATCAAGGTGATCATTGCAGGCGCAGGCGGGGCGGCGCATCTGGCCGGTGTCATCGCCGCCGAAACCACCTTGCCCGTGATCGGCGTGCCCATTCCTTCCACCTCCCTCGGCGGCCTGGATTCGCTGCTGGCCACGGTGCAGATGCCGGCGGGAATTCCCGTCGCGACGGTGGCGGTTGGAAAGCCGGGCGCCATCAACGCCGGCATTCTTGCCGCACAAATGCTGGCTATCAGCGATCCGGAAATTGCCAAGGGCATGAGGGCGCACAAGGAAAAGCTGGCCCGCGGCGTGGAAGAAAAATCCAGGAAGCTGAAGGCGAATGAGTAG
- a CDS encoding deoxynucleoside kinase, with the protein MANLFELPRYIAIEGPIRVGKSTLAEVLAERLHAQRISEAEDNPFLRAFYDGERGAAFQAQMAFLVRRFEQLKALDVGPKSRRIVVADYIFEKDKLFACLNLTDPELDIYNRYYGEFREQLPTPDLVIYLQATPEVLKKRLRKKGATAEASINDDYLEEVAKAYEHFFFHYTASDLLIVNTSDIDFVDRNEDLQELLRKVSEPVRGTQYFLPLGGQAATA; encoded by the coding sequence ATGGCCAATCTTTTCGAGCTACCCCGATACATCGCAATCGAAGGTCCCATACGAGTCGGCAAGAGCACGCTGGCAGAGGTGCTCGCCGAGCGCCTGCACGCGCAACGCATCTCCGAGGCCGAGGACAATCCGTTTCTGCGCGCTTTTTATGACGGCGAGCGCGGCGCGGCCTTCCAGGCCCAGATGGCCTTTCTGGTGCGGCGCTTCGAGCAGCTCAAGGCGCTCGACGTCGGGCCGAAGTCGCGGCGCATCGTGGTCGCCGACTACATCTTCGAAAAGGACAAGCTCTTCGCCTGCCTCAACCTGACCGATCCCGAGCTGGATATCTACAACCGCTATTACGGCGAATTTCGCGAGCAGCTCCCGACTCCCGACCTGGTCATCTACCTCCAGGCAACGCCCGAGGTGCTCAAGAAGCGCCTGCGCAAGAAGGGTGCGACGGCGGAGGCATCCATCAACGACGATTACCTGGAAGAGGTCGCCAAGGCCTACGAGCACTTCTTCTTTCACTACACCGCCAGCGATCTGCTGATCGTCAACACCAGCGACATCGATTTCGTGGATCGCAACGAGGACTTGCAGGAGCTGCTGCGGAAAGTCAGCGAGCCGGTGCGTGGGACGCAGTACTTCCTGCCCCTGGGCGGCCAGGCCGCAACCGCCTAG
- a CDS encoding alpha/beta fold hydrolase has translation MTRRISYIPAVFLLALSCLGQTKSADRVVDLTSADGTRLKATFFSPANPGPGVLLLHQCNKDRKIWDSLARQLAASGLNVLTFDLRNFGESEGKPLDQLAPEEAQASARKWPADVDAAFQYLVSQPDVKRDIIGLAGASCGVNNSVQAARRHPEVKSLVLLAGPTDLDGRNFLRHTSLPILYGYADDDEFPPSPLNTQWQYALTPSPSKKLVRYPDGGHGAEIFKVHPEFETVIRDWFVTTLIRTPGQAPVSKEKPALPKSIQFFTLLEEPGGAAKVSAMLAEARKKDNKATLFPEDVVNIMGYEHMQAGDNGGAVEILKLNAEAYPHSANVYDSLSDAYLANGQKDLALANVKRALEMLKTDTTTPQRIRDGIKASCEQKLKQLGAKPE, from the coding sequence ATGACCCGCCGGATATCGTACATTCCTGCTGTTTTTCTGCTTGCACTCTCTTGCCTCGGGCAAACGAAATCAGCCGACCGCGTCGTGGACCTGACCTCCGCCGATGGAACCAGGCTGAAGGCGACGTTCTTCTCCCCCGCCAATCCCGGTCCCGGAGTCCTGCTGCTGCACCAGTGCAATAAAGACCGCAAAATATGGGACAGCCTGGCTCGGCAACTCGCCGCATCGGGCTTGAACGTGCTGACGTTCGATTTGCGCAACTTTGGCGAGAGCGAAGGCAAGCCCCTCGACCAGCTGGCACCGGAAGAGGCGCAAGCCTCGGCGCGGAAGTGGCCTGCCGACGTCGATGCCGCGTTCCAGTACCTGGTCTCTCAACCGGACGTGAAGCGCGACATCATTGGACTCGCCGGCGCCAGTTGTGGGGTCAACAACTCGGTGCAGGCCGCGCGCCGTCATCCTGAGGTCAAGTCGCTCGTGCTCCTCGCTGGTCCCACCGATCTTGATGGCCGCAACTTCCTGCGCCACACCAGCCTGCCCATCCTCTACGGTTACGCTGACGATGATGAATTCCCGCCATCGCCGCTGAATACGCAGTGGCAGTATGCGCTCACGCCTAGTCCCAGCAAGAAGCTTGTGCGCTATCCCGACGGCGGTCATGGGGCGGAAATCTTCAAGGTGCACCCCGAGTTTGAAACCGTGATCAGGGATTGGTTCGTGACCACGCTAATCAGGACGCCCGGGCAGGCGCCGGTTTCGAAGGAGAAACCCGCGCTGCCGAAGTCGATCCAGTTTTTCACCCTGCTCGAAGAACCGGGAGGCGCCGCCAAGGTTTCCGCCATGCTGGCGGAAGCGCGAAAAAAAGACAACAAAGCAACACTGTTCCCGGAAGACGTGGTGAACATCATGGGCTATGAGCACATGCAGGCGGGCGACAACGGCGGCGCCGTCGAAATCCTCAAGCTCAATGCCGAAGCGTATCCCCACTCCGCCAACGTCTACGACAGCTTATCCGACGCGTACCTGGCCAACGGCCAGAAAGACCTGGCGCTCGCCAATGTCAAGCGCGCGCTCGAAATGCTCAAGACCGATACCACCACGCCACAACGGATCCGCGACGGTATCAAGGCCAGCTGCGAACAGAAGCTGAAACAATTAGGAGCCAAGCCGGAATAG